One Podospora pseudopauciseta strain CBS 411.78 chromosome 5 map unlocalized CBS411.78m_5, whole genome shotgun sequence DNA window includes the following coding sequences:
- the LXR1 gene encoding L-xylulose reductase (EggNog:ENOG503NXQY; COG:Q) — MTAQTGNAVPKAEKLSDLFSLKGKVVVVTGASGPRGMGIEAARGCAEMGANVAITYASRKEGAEKNVAELEKEYGIKAKCYKLQIDDYSDCQRLVSDVIKDFGKIDAFIANAGATANGGLLDDSKEEWDRVVQTDLSGTAYCAKAVGPHFKERGTGSFVITASMSGHIANYPQEQTSYNVAKAGCIHMARSLANEWRGFARVNSISPGYIDTGLSDFIDQKTQDLWNSMIPLNRPGNAKELKGAYVYLVSDASSYTTGADIVIDGGYTCR, encoded by the exons ATGACTGCGCAAACAGGCAATGCTGTCCCCAAGGCTGAGAAGCTGAGCGACCTGTTCAGCCTCAAGGGAAAGGTAGTTGTCGTGACAGGAGCTTCGGGCCCCCGAGGCATGGGCATTGAAGCTGCCCGCGGTTGCGCCGAGATGGGAGCCAATGTCGCCATCACATACGCCTCCAGGAAAGAGGGCGCCGAGAAGAACGTGGCCGAGCTCGAAAAAGAGTACGGCATCAAGGCCAAGTGCTACAAGCTTCAGATTGACGACTATTCCGACTGCCAACGTCTGGTCAGTGACGTCATCAAGGACTTTGGGAAGATTGACGCCTTTATCGCCAA TGCCGGCGCCACAGCAAACGGGGGACTCCTCGACGACTCCAAGGAAGAATGGGATCGCGTTGTCCAAACCGACCTCAGCGGGACAGCCTACTGCGCCAAGGCAGTGGGACCCCATTTCAAGGAGCGCGGCACAGGATCCTTTGTCATCACGGCCTCCATGTCCGGCCACATCGCCAACTACCCTCAGGAACAGACCTCTTACAACGTCGCCAAGGCCGGCTGCATTCACATGGCCCGGTCTCTTGCCAACGAGTGGCGCGGCTTTGCTCGCGTCAACAGCATCTCCCCTGGCTACATCGACACGGGACTGTCAGACTTTATCGACCAAAAGACTCAGGATCTGTGGAACAGCATGATTCCCCTCAACCGTCCAGGGAATGCCAAGGAGCTGAAGGGGGCTTATGTCTATCTGGTTAGCGATGCGAGCAGTTACACCACGGGTGCGGATATCGTCATTGATGGCGGTTACACATGCCGCTAA
- a CDS encoding uncharacterized protein (EggNog:ENOG503Q3Z7; COG:G): MHASHLGVLLSGLLVSAKSASASSILFSGGTIIAFDRATNSLDVIRNGSVLVTDDRITSVFAGSIPPSSVSIPSDVEEVDITNKILTPGFIDTHRHGWQTAYKTLGSNTSLVDYFNRFGEFPTAANYPFTPEEIYYSQLAGLYEALNAGVTTTLDHAHGTFSNATSSASFQASIDSGARVFWAYAFHELENYPLSEQFAHYRSIFTEAPHLNTPTTLGIAYDGFGPNPNQEIISTIISLTHETNASVLTTHSVQGPYGITNSPEDFAAQSLFTSIPPTTPIVFSHASFLSAVGAQLLRTYNHTISITPESEMHYGHTHPTSHLILDRASIGVDTHFTFSTDILTQTRMWLQSVRRLLYAEVLNRWQVPVNNPMSANQAFLLATRNGGLSLRREDLGIIAPGAKADLVIWDGGTGPNMWGWRDPVAAVVLHGNIGDVEGVVVDGRWKKRGGKLTDERFEDVKMKFAEVARRVQDRVVEAGVGLPGEGERFVVSGLEFGNSTVVDVQVGEGDGYGGLFL, translated from the coding sequence ATGCACGCCAGTCATCTTGGGGTCCTCCTCTCGGGACTTCTTGTCTCAGCCAAGAGCGCCTCAGCTTCATCGATCCTATTCTCCGGAGGCACAATCATTGCCTTTGACCGTGCAACAAACTCTCTCGATGTCATCCGCAATGGCTCTGTCTTGGTAACCGACGACCGCATCACCAGCGTCTTTGCTGGGTCAATTCCACCCTCTTCGGTCTCCATCCCGTCAGACGTGGAAGAGGTAGACATCACAAACAAAATCCTCACTCCCGGCTTCATCGACACCCACCGTCACGGCTGGCAAACAGCCTACAAAACCCTCGGCAGCAACACCTCCCTTGTTGATTACTTCAACCGCTTCGGCGAGTTCCCCACCGCAGCCAACTACCCCTTCACCCCAGAAGAAATCTACTACAGCCAACTCGCCGGCCTGTACGAAGCCCTCAACGCAGGCgtgaccaccaccctcgaccACGCCCACGGCACCTTTTCCAAcgccacctcctcagccAGCTTCCAAGCCTCCATCGACAGCGGCGCTCGCGTCTTTTGGGCCTACGCTTTCCACGAACTAGAAAACTACCCCCTCTCTGAACAATTCGCCCACTACCGCTCCATTTTCACCGAAGCCCCCCACCTTaacaccccaaccaccctcGGGATAGCGTACGACGGCTTCGgtcccaacccaaaccaagAAATaatctccaccatcatctccctcacccacGAAACCAACGCCTCTGTCTTGACAACACACTCCGTCCAGGGACCATATGGAATCACAAACTCCCCTGAGGACTTCGCCGCCCAGTCTTTAttcacctccatccccccaaccacaccGATCGTCTTCTCCCACGCATCATTCCTCTCCGCCGTCGGtgcccagctcctccgcaCATACAATCACACCATCAGCATAACACCCGAGTCAGAGATGCACTACGGACATACCCACCCCACCTCCCATCTAATCCTCGACCGTGCCTCGATCGGGGTGGACACGCATTTCACTTTCTCGACCGATATCCTAACCCAAACACGCATGTGGCTGCAATCTGTCCGACGGCTCCTCTACGCAGAAGTACTAAACCGTTGGCAGGTGCCAGTTAACAACCCCATGTCTGCGAACCAGGCTTTTTTACTTGCCACGCGGAACGGGGGGCTGTCGCTGAGAAGAGAGGATCTGGGGATTATTGCCCCTGGGGCGAAGGCTGATTTGGTGATTTGGGATGGAGGGACGGGGCCGAATAtgtgggggtggagggaccCGgttgcggcggtggtgttgcaTGGGAATAttggggatgtggagggggtggtggtggatgggaggtggaagaagaggggtggGAAGTTGACGGATGAGAGGTTTGAGGACGTGAAAATGAAGTTTGCGGAGGTTGCGAGACGGGTGCAGGATAGGGTTGTTGAggcgggggttgggttgccgggggagggggagaggtttgtGGTTAGTGGGCTGGAGTTTGGGAATAGTACCGTGGTTGATGtgcaggttggggagggggatgggtatggggggttgtttttgtga
- a CDS encoding uncharacterized protein (COG:S; EggNog:ENOG503NXIG) → MALDKVIVVGAGPSGLLLTLLLSRASIPVELIEQTEGLDTNPRASHYSPESCHEFDRAGILDDVREAGFIPDGVSWRRLEGEDKSRLIKITNPALKPGDDPESAAFRHRMVCLPLHKLGKILETHVKSQGTAEIKYGRKVVEIGEDADKGKAWVKVEKADGSTAIREADYVVGCDGANSIIRRKLFGDWVYPGYTWDKQIVATNIYYDGFKDVDFDDSQFFVHPEHWHMVARIQPDGLYRVTYGEIGGLTYDQLKERQPAKFRAILPGNPTPEKYQLVDFSPYKVHQRCVDRMRVGRFLLAADAAHLCNPFGGMGLTGGIADVGSLYDSLRGIDNKKAEDSILDKYDEVRRRIWHEVINPISTENMQRLFQYQNANEFVDKDPLYKLVREMQNPDKKLERGGPPNASVTVSQRLLWS, encoded by the exons ATGGCCCTTGATAAAGTAATAGTCGTCGGTGCCGGCCCCTCCGGCCTCCTCTtgaccctcctcctctcccgggCCTCCATCCCCGTCGAGCTCATCGAACAGACCGAAGGCCtcgacaccaacccccgCGCCAGCCACTACAGCCCCGAGTCCTGCCACGAATTCGACCGTGCTGGTATCCTCGACGATGTCCGAGAAGCAGGATTCATCCCTGACGGAGTATCATGGCGAAGACTGGAAGGCGAGGACAAGAGTCGACTCATCAAAATCACCAACCCGGCCCTCAAACCCGGGGATGACCCAGAATCAGCCGCCTTCAGACATCGCATGGTCTGCCTTCCGTTGCACAAACTGGGGAAAATATTGGAGACACATGTGAAGAGTCAAGGCACAGCTGAGATCAAGTATGGTCGGAAGGTTGTCGAGATTGGCGAGGATGCTGACAAAGGCAAGGCTTGGGTCAAGGTTGAAAAGGCCGATGGAAGCACCGCGATACGCGAGGCAGATTACGTTGTTGGCTGTGATGGCGCGAATAGCATCATTCGGCGGAAATTGTTTGGTGACTGGGTGTATCCAGGGTATACCTGGGACAAGCAGATTGTTGCGACAAACATCTATTATGATGGGTTCAAAGACGTTGACTTTGATGACAGTCAGTTCTTTGTGCATCCTGAACATTG GCACATGGTTGCAAGGATACAGCCTGATGGGCTTTATCGCGTAACTTATGGCGAGATCGGTGGACTCACCTATGACCAACTCAAGGAGAGACAACCAGCCAAATTTCGAGCAATCTTACCCGGCAATCCAACCCCTGAGAAATATCAGCTTGTCGACTTCAGTCCGTACAAAGTCCATCAGCGATGTGTTGACAGGATGAGAGTTGGACGCTTCTTGCTTGCGGCTGACGCAGCCCATCTTTGCAATCCATT TGGAGGCATGGGTTTGACTGGAGGCATCGCAGATGTTGGCAGTTTGTATGACTCCCTTCGCGGCATTGACAACAAGAAGGCAGAGGACTCTATTCTCGACAAATACGATGAAGTAAGACGGAGGATCTGGCACGAAGTCATTAATCCTATTTCTACGGAAAACATGCAACGTCTCTTCCAGTACCAAAACGCGAATGAGTTTGTCGACAAGGATCCGTTGTACAagctggtgagggagatgcaGAATCCCGACAAGAAGCTTGAGAGGGGCGGCCCTCCAAATGCAAGTGTCACTGTTTCCCAGCGGTTGTTGTGGTCATGA
- a CDS encoding uncharacterized protein (CAZy:GH2; COG:G; EggNog:ENOG503NZKS) produces the protein MRLQPLTIGVSAAAKLHSVAADPLVFLNGQVTAIPSWDLQSSAEIGTDLAALSKTGVDTSSWRHITTSKCTLMGCLINAGVYSEDDLFYSENMKRVDDRQFSVPWTYRQEYSLEPGPGKHFFLKTHGITSRADIFLNGKQVTSKDQQAGSFAGKNYDITKLVAKQNALAIQVHPTSYYHDFALGWVDWNPWPADNGTGVWRDVEVKQTGPVALESLRIITKVGPTVERLKDPATVTLKSRAENLEDKPLVVTAHGSVFAPFGRKAAPITWSKQLTLPPRSITDIVLETTVTDPAIWWPKQWGDQPLYSGALAITVNNTLSDSITQQFGLRSVTSKLNSHQDVTYIVNHIPFQVIGAGYTPNIFLQFDPSRWEAELQYVLDLGLNTVRLEGKNEHPILYEIANRLGIFLMPGWECCDKWESWSYNHDLFLNPPPVWSNADYTIANNSMLHEAAMLQTHPSVLTYLIGSDYWPDARATPIYLNALKHYDWQTPIIGSASKRGYSPLTGPSGMKMEGPYDWVPPNYWYETSPARAGSAFGFGSELGAGVGTPTVSSLTKFLSPSDLDDLWKNPTKPLYHMSREGSEFTTRQIYHSALSARWGSPTSLEDYIMKSQIMDYEATRAQFEAFAVKWSDRNRPATGLIYWMLNNAWPSLHWNFWDYYMKPGGSYYGAKAGARREHVVYDYITKEVWIVDRTVDDLYREREVEIQVVGLDGGVKFGSLVKVESLPNGSGRVAGLGGEGALGYLTGGVFLRLVLRDGDGRVLSRNVYWLSKELDRLDWGETTWFVTPVGRYADYKEFNTLKEAEVTVAVERRGEKEVVVNLENRASVPAFFVGLELLDGNGNDVLPLTWEDNYVTLWPGEKIRLVAKSVGSRGWQPASVRVGGKNVKEMLVSVS, from the coding sequence ATGCGCCTCCAACCGTTAACCATTGGCGTTTCTGCTGCCGCGAAATTGCATTCGGTCGCGGCCGACCCGTTGGTATTCCTGAATGGCCAGGTCACGGCCATCCCATCGTGGGACCTCCAGTCATCAGCAGAGATCGGTACAGACCTTGCGGCTCTGTCGAAAACAGGGGTCGACACCTCATCATGGCgccacatcaccacatcgAAGTGCACTCTAATGGGCTGCCTGATCAACGCCGGGGTTTACAGTGAGGATGATCTGTTCTACTCAGAAAACATGAAGAGGGTGGATGACAGGCAGTTCTCAGTCCCATGGACGTACCGACAGGAATATTCGCTCGAACCTGGCCCTGGGAAGCACTTCTTCCTCAAGACGCATGGAATAACTTCACGAGCCGACATCTTCTTGAACGGAAAGCAAGTCACGTCAAAAGATCAGCAAGCCGGTTCGTTTGCTGGCAAGAACTATGACATCACCAAGCTAGTCGCTAAACAGAATGCTCTTGCTATTCAGGTGCACCCTACAAGCTACTACCACGATTTTGCTCTTGGGTGGGTGGATTGGAACCCATGGCCGGCCGACAACGGGACCGGCGTGTGGAGAGACGTTGAAGTCAAGCAAACGGGACCTGTAGCGCTGGAGAGCTTGCGGATCATCACAAAAGTTGGGCCGACGGTTGAGAGACTAAAGGACCCAGCAACTGTCACGCTCAAGTCTCGTGCTGAGAATTTGGAGGACAAACCCCTGGTTGTGACAGCTCATGGTTCCGTCTTTGCACCGTTTGGACGGAAGGCCGCCCCGATAACATGGAGCAAACAGCTCACCCTTCCACCACGATCCATCACCGACATCGTCCTCGAAACCACTGTGACCGACCCAGCCATATGGTGGCCAAAACAATGGGGCGATCAACCCCTCTACAGCGGAGCCCTCGCCATCAccgtcaacaacaccctctccgACTCCATCACCCAACAATTCGGCCTCCGCAGCGTCACCTCCAAGCTCAACTCCCACCAAGACGTCACCTACATCGTCAACCACATCCCCTTCCAAGTCATTGGCGCAGGCTACACCCCTAACATCTTCCTCCAATTCGATCCCTCCAGATGGGAAGCCGAACTCCAGTACGTCCTCGACCTCGGCCTCAACACCGTCCGCCTCGAAGGCAAAAACGAGCACCCCATCCTTTACGAAATCGCCAACCGCCTCGGGATATTCCTCATGCCAGGCTGGGAATGCTGCGACAAGTGGGAGTCGTGGTCCTACAACCAcgacctcttcctcaacccaccaccagtcTGGTCAAACGCCGATtacaccatcgccaacaacTCGATGCTCCACGAAGCAGCCATgctccaaacccacccctccgTCCTGACCTACCTTATCGGATCAGACTATTGGCCTGACGCACGCGCCACACCCATCTACCTCAACGCCTTGAAACACTACGACTGGCAGACTCCCATCATCGGGTCGGCTTCCAAAAGGGGGtactcccccctcaccgGCCCCTCGGGCATGAAAATGGAAGGACCCTACGACTGGGTCCCCCCGAACTACTGGTACGAGACCTCCCCTGCCCGCGCAGGCTCAGCTTTCGGTTTCGGGTCAGAACTCGGCGCCGGAGTGGGAACCCCCACCGTATCCTCCCTAACGAAATTCCTCTCCCCTTCTGACCTTGACGACCTCTGGAAAAACCCGACAAAACCTTTATATCACATGTCCCGTGAAGGATCAGAGTTCACCACACGACAAATCTACCACTCTGCCCTTTCCGCCCGGTGGGGTAGTCCGACATCATTGGAGGATTATATCATGAAATCGCAAATAATGGATTACGAGGCTACAAGAGCGCAGTTTGAAGCTTTTGCGGTGAAATGGAGTGATAGGAACAGACCGGCAACGGGATTGATATATTGGATGCTGAATAATGCGTGGCCGTCGCTGCATTGGAATTTTTGGGATTATTACATGAAGCCGGGGGGGAGTTATTATGGTGCGAAAGCTGGGGCTAGGAGGGAGCATGTTGTTTATGATTATATCACGAAGGAGGTTTGGATAGTTGATAGGACGGTTGATGATTTATATcgcgagagggaggtggagataCAGGTtgtggggttggatgggggggtgaagTTTGGGAGTTTGGTGAAGGTGGAGAGTTTGCCTaatgggagtgggagggtggcggggttaggcggggagggggcgtTGGGTTATTTGACGGGGGGGGTGTTTTTACGGCTGGTGCTcagggatggggatgggagggtgcTGAGTCGGAATGTGTACTGGTTGAGTAAGGAGCTGGATCGGTTGGATTGGGGGGAGACGACTTGGTTTGTGACGCCGGTGGGGAGGTATGCGGATTACAAAGAGTTTAATACACtcaaggaggcggaggtgacagttgcggtggagaggaggggtgaGAAAGAGGTTGTGGTTAATTTGGAGAATCGGGCTAGTGTGCCGGCGTTTTTTGTTGGtttggagttgttggatgggaatgggaatgatGTTTTGCCGTTGACTTGGGAGGATAATTATGTCACTTTGTGGCCGGGGGAGAAGATACGTTTGGTTGCCAAGTCGGTTGGTTCACGAGGGTGGCAGCCGGCGAGTGTTCGTGTGGGAGGCAAGAATGTCAAGGAGATGCTTGTCAGTGTATCTTAG
- a CDS encoding uncharacterized protein (COG:Q; EggNog:ENOG503Q4W5), which yields MLLSSQNPQDFLMSFTPKTKMDLLLDKRLTMSWTLAIQILLATITSIIIYRRHLHPLSSIPGPPFASISRLWHIYHILKGDQNLQLVSLHNKHGHFVRLAHNEVSVSHPEAIKKILGSQLKKGPWYRMTAIPDYRFQSPMAITDPKKKMEKSKAFASGYALTNVLRSEPQLDNVISLLLGHLDGFARTGREVGLDKYFTFTSFDVAGEVLFSSQFGFLETGTDVGNAIANGYWLSMYASAMAFFYHIHVALLGNPFITWLNILPYGHLFDTAIKAMKARLQDKRDESRFDSVEYWFRAMEKHPEKIKWRDVQAVTVSTVGAASETVSCALQSFVYYMIRTPGAWERARKEVIELQEKEGGREKRVVSWGQAKRLVYLQACLKEGLRMFAPVPMNLPRVVGPEGLEIGGRRFEKGSILSVNSWVMHLSDEIWGKDAGEFKPERWLTEDTGELDKWFMPWGYGYNSCPGQNIARLEMSKIAATLVRDYDISQVNPEQEWKWQAFFTVVQHSWPCYIKARKTTTNESGCKVPWH from the exons ATGCTCCTGTCTTCGCAAAACCCTCAGGACTTCCTAATGTCTTTTACTCCTAAGACGAAAATGGATCTCTTGCTAGACAAACGCCTGACCATGAGTTGGACTCTGGCCATCCAGATACTCTTAgcaaccatcacctccatcatcatctaccgccgccacctccaccccctctcctccatccccgGCCCACCCTtcgcctccatctcccgcCTCTGGCACATCTACCACATCCTCAAAGGTGACCAAAACCTTCAGCTCGTCTCTCTCCACAACAAACACGGACACTTTGTCCGCCTCGCCCACAATGAAGTCTCCGTTTCCCATCCCGAAGCCATCAAGAAAATCCTCGGGAGTCAGCTCAAGAAAGGTCCCTGGTACCGCATGACTGCCATTCCAGACTATCGCTTCCAGAGTCCCATGGCGATCACCGacccaaaaaagaaaatggagAAAAGCAAGGCTTTTGCTTCGGGGTATGCCCTCACCAACGTGCTGCGGTCAGAGCCTCAGCTCGACAACGTCATCTCtttgcttcttggccatctTGATGGTTTTGCcaggacggggagggaggtgggtttggaTAAGTATTTTACGTTCACTTCGTTCGATGTAGCGGGGGAGGTCCTCTTTTCGAGTCAATTCGGTTTCCTCGAGACAGGGACTGATGTCGGTAATGCGATTGCGAATGGATACTGGCTGTCAATGTACGCGTCTGCCATGGCGTTTTTTTATCACATCCACGTCGCGTTATTGGGGAACCCGTTTATCACCTGGCTTAATATTCTACCGTATGGACATCTCTTTGATACAGCCATCAAAGCGATGAAAGCCCGTTTACAGGACAAGAGAGACGAATCAAGGTTTGATAGTGTGGAGTATTGGTTTAGGGCGATGGAAAAGCATCCTGAGAAGATAAAGTGGAGGGATGTACAGGCTGTTACTGTCAGTACGGTGGGAGCGGCAAGTGAGACTGTTAGTTGCGCGTTGCAGAGTTTTGTGTACTACATGATACGGACTCCTGGGGCTTGGGAAAGGGCTAGGAAAGAGGTGATCGAGCTGCaagagaaggaagggggacGAGAGAAAAGGGTGGTTAGCTGGGGGCAGGCGAAGAGGTTGGTTTATCTGCAGGCTTGTTTGAAGGAGGGGCTGAGGATGTTTGCACCTGTGCCGATGAACTTGCCTAGGGTGGTGGGACCTGAGGGATTGGAGATCGGAGGGAGGCGCTTTGAGAAGGGGTCGATTTTGTCTGTGAATTCTTGGGTTATGCATTTGTCGGACGAGATATGGGGGAAGGACGCCGGGGAGTTCAAGCCAGAGAGGTGGTTGACAGAGGATACAGGAGAATTGGACAAGTGGTTTATGCCT TGGGGTTATGGCTACAACTCTTGCCCCGGACAAAATATTGCAAGACTTGAAATGAGCAAGATTGCGGCCACACTGGTCAGGGACTATGACATCTCACAGGTAAATCCGGAGCAGGAGTGGAAGTGGCAAGCCTTTTTCACGGTTGTCCAACACTCGTGGCCTTGTTACATCAAAGCCAGGAAGACCACAACTAATGAATCAGGTTGTAAGGTACCATGGCATTAA
- a CDS encoding uncharacterized protein (EggNog:ENOG503P4XW), with product MSEAAVSKGGYGEALIPWQAFHGVVWTLTGVNLITLSVRLVTRWRTFRKLFWDDILVIFAWLIIFVNSVVWATQWWNMYAIVWWGSGKQPLPPPLKDIRQWMDCMLAMQLLVFVCIFIVKLALLLFFKRLYGNSETRRQRIYWWSCVVACAIVFILSMTIIQYKCYMNDFIYQNDHCNSGWFVTESLIISTILTAFSIITDFMILVIPVSMVWNLKIRRKKKAALIGLFSLTIITVFVGIVRVSILYTTRFNQGAIDPVAFIFWWSVEAYINLLIACLSSFPQLFVRSKPRQAEKPAPTASMIERVRRRMARGGRPPTRPDPILFTKDTDFTKTTSGATGTTSNIIHTASRVRPELEVETGDTSVPNLVPKQGWTGAATTTTQISSPVGNDDRVSEPESGVMQRLEYKVDRTNEKATKPQQNDSPV from the exons ATGTCTGAAGCCGCTGTATCCAAGGGTGGCTATGGAGAGGCTCTCATCCCCTGGCAGGCCTTCCACGGCGTCGTCTGGACTCTGACGGGAGTCAACTTGATCACCCTGAGCGTCCGGCTCGTGACAAGATGGAGGACGTTCCGCAAGCTCTTCTGGGACGACATCCTGGTTATTTTTGCTTGGCTTATAATCTTTGTAAACTCGGTGGTGTGGGCAACACAGTGGTGGAATATGTATGCCATCGTTTGGTGGGGATCTGGGAAGCAGCCACTCCCGCCTCCGCTCAAGGATATCAGACAGTGGATGGATTGCATGCTGGCCATGCAGCTGCTCGTCTTCGTCTGCATCTTCATTGTCAAGCTCGCCCTCCTGCTCTTCTTCAAGCGACTCTACGGTAATTCCGAAACGAGGCGACAGCGAATATACTGGTGGAGCTGCGTAGTCGCTTGCGCAatcgtcttcatcctctccatgACTATTATTCAGTACAAGTGTTACATGAACGACTTTATATATCAAAATGACCACTGCAATAGCGGTTGGTTCGTCACTGAATCCCTCATCATCTCGACCATTCTCACAGCCTTCAGCATCATAACTGATTTCATGATTCTGGTCATTCCTGTCAGTATGGTCTGGAATCTCAAAATCCggcggaagaagaaggcagcGTTGATTGGCTTGTTTTctctcaccatcatcaccgtaTTTGTGGGCATCGTACGCGTCTCCATCCTTTACACGACTCGCTTCAATCAGGGCGCTATCGACCCTGTAGCCTTCATCTTCTGGTGGTCGGTGGAAGCCTATATCAATTTGTTGATCGCCTGTCTTTCCTCTTTCCCTCAACTTTTTGTCCGCTCCAAGCCCCGGCAAGCAGAAAAGCCAGCTCCGACGGCAAGCATGATTGAGCGTGTCCGACGACGCATGGCGAGGGGCGGAAGACCACCGACTCGACCTGACCCAATCTTGTTCACAAAAGACACCGACTTCACTAAAACTACCAGCGGAGCTACTGGGACAACCTCGAACATAATCCACACGGCATCTCGAGTGAGGCCTgagctggaggtggagaCTGGCGACACTTCGGTCCCTAATCTGGTGCCCAAGCAGGGATGGACTggagcagccaccaccactacgCAGATATCATCTCCTGTGGGAAATGACGATAGAGTGAGCGAGCCCGAGTCAGGAGTCATGCAGAGACTCGAGTACAAGGTCGATCGAACCAATGAAAAGGCAACCAA GCCCCAGCAAAACGATAGCCCTGTCTAG
- a CDS encoding uncharacterized protein (CAZy:GH43; EggNog:ENOG503NXJ2; COG:G) has translation MFLHTLITTLLLLLLPRQALSQTTLTNPVIWQDHPDLDVFRIGHTFYYSSSTFAYSPGAPLLRSFDLANWEAVTHSVPYLNFSPANAYNLTSGSRAYVKGIWASTLRYRPSTDTFYWLGCIDGSKTHIWTSPGGNARQNGGEVPPQAWNWSPRPVISNCYYDAGLFFDDNDDSQVYVAYGNTQIRMAQLVVDQNGDLKEVRNQVVYTSGDMTLEGARLYKRNGEYYVWVTRPADAQFVLRGKSPWGPFERRVLVDRIGGPLSSAGFAHQGGIVDTEDGRWFYLGFLDAYPGGRIPVAAPLTWGGDGWPIVVRDGGNGWGRTYPLPVNTTRKVNVLGPRVDEFKGGKLGPEWEWNHNPDNGKWSLSDGLVLKTATVTGDLFAARNTLTHRIVGPKSRGTFRIDVGAMRDGDRAGAVLFRDKAAYIGIHKTGNTASIVMVDNLNLVEGSWTTSSTGRVAATGPSVTGEIWLRIQADITPAFGTNTGRQVIFSYSTDGRTFTNLGPAFAMSNSWRYFTGYRYGVFNFATKALGGEVKVKSFAMEMV, from the coding sequence ATGTTCCTCCACAcgctcatcaccaccctcctcctcctcctccttccccgtcaagccctctcccaaacaaccctcaccaaccccgtcaTCTGGCAAGACCACCCCGACCTCGACGTCTTCCGCATCGGCCACACATTCTactactcctcctccacctttgCGTACTCCCCCGGCGCCCCCCTGCTCCGCTCCTTTGACCTCGCCAACTGGGAAGCAGTCACCCACTCAGTCCCCTACCTCAACTTTTCCCCCGCCAACGCCTACAATTTGACCTCGGGCTCAAGAGCCTACGTAAAAGGCATTTGGGCCAGCACCCTCCGCTATCGCCCCTCAACCGACACCTTCTACTGGCTCGGCTGCATCGACGGATCCAAAACCCACATCTGGACCAGCCCGGGCGGCAACGCGCGCCAAAACGGGGGGGAGGTTCCCCCCCAAGCATGGAACTGGTCCCCCCGGCCGGTGATTAGCAACTGCTACTACGACGCGGGGCTGTTTTTTGATGACAATGACGACTCGCAAGTTTACGTCGCTTATGGAAACACCCAGATTAGGATGGCGCAGTTAGTGGTGGACCAGAATGGGGATTTGAAAGAGGTGAGGAATCAGGTTGTTTATACTAGTGGTGATATGACGCTGGAAGGGGCGAGGTTGTATAAGCGGAACGGGGAGTACTATGTTTGGGTTACCAGACCGGCGGATGCGCAGTTTGTACTTAGGGGCAAGAGTCCGTGGGGGCCGTTCGAGAGACGGGTGTTGGTTGATAGGATTGGGGGGCCTTTGTCGAGTGCGGGGTTTGCGCATCAGGGGGGGATTGTGGATACggaggatgggaggtggttttatttggggtttttggatGCTTATCCCGGAGGGAGGATTCCTGTAGCCGCGCCGTTGACgtgggggggtgatgggtggcCGATTGTGGTtagggatggggggaatgGATGGGGGAGGACGTATCCTTTGCCTGTGAACACGACTAGAAAGGTGAATGTGTTGGGGCCGAGGGTTGATGAGTTTAAGGGGGGGAAGTTGGGCCCGGAGTGGGAATGGAATCATAATCCTGATAATGGGAAGTGGTCGTTGAGTGATGGGCTGGTTTTGAAGACGGCGACGGTGACGGGGGATTTGTTTGCCGCGAGGAACACTCTTACACATCGGATTGTTGGGCCGAAGTCGAGGGGTACTTTTAGGATTGATGTTGGAGCTATGAGGGATGGCGATCGAGCTGGCGCTGTGCTCTTCCGGGACAAGGCTGCCTACATTGGCATTCACAAGACCGGAAACACTGCGTCGATCGTCATGGTTGACAACTTGAACTTGGTTGAGGGTTCATGGACAACAAGTTCTACCGGTCGAGTGGCGGCGACTGGGCCGTCTGTCACCGGAGAGATCTGGCTCCGAATTCAAGCCGATATCACGCCCGCCTTCGGGACGAACACTGGACGACAAGTCATCTTCTCTTACAGCACCGATGGCAGGACTTTCACGAATCTTGGACCCGCCTTCGCCATGAGCAACTCTTGGCGATACTTTACTGGATATAGATATGGCGTTTTCAACTTTGCGACCAAGGCACTGGGAGGCGAGGTGAAGGTCAAGAGTTTTGCGATGGAGATGGTGTAA